The Parashewanella tropica genome window below encodes:
- a CDS encoding GNAT family N-acetyltransferase — translation MNIALKPINKQNYEAVCDLEVTEEQEDYVASNMWSIVESKFNDNYETRAIYQDEEPVGFFMWVKEASHKISIWRFMIDQNHQNKGLGRNALELALNEIKQEPDIRVIEICYNPENPVAKDFYSSFGFNEIGMDDDNEDMLAVIELETV, via the coding sequence TTGAATATTGCGTTAAAGCCAATCAATAAACAAAACTATGAAGCGGTATGTGATCTTGAGGTAACTGAAGAGCAAGAAGACTATGTAGCTTCTAATATGTGGTCGATTGTTGAGTCTAAGTTTAATGACAATTATGAAACAAGGGCTATTTATCAAGACGAAGAGCCAGTAGGATTTTTTATGTGGGTTAAAGAGGCTTCACATAAAATTTCAATCTGGCGTTTTATGATTGACCAAAATCATCAAAATAAAGGATTAGGACGTAATGCACTTGAGCTTGCCTTAAACGAAATTAAACAAGAGCCTGATATCCGAGTGATTGAGATTTGTTATAACCCTGAGAATCCAGTTGCTAAGGACTTTTATTCAAGCTTTGGCTTCAATGAGATCGGAATGGATGATGATAATGAAGATATGTTGGCTGTGATTGAATTAGAAACTGTTTGA
- a CDS encoding NERD domain-containing protein — protein sequence MDLSIYLEMIFGSLWYLIPFFVFIAIIKSAWFKGVLGEWMVNLLFKLFLDKSKYQVIKNVTLPTGDGTTQIDHIIVSQFGVFVVETKNMKGWIFGNENQKLWTQKIFKHTSKFQNPLHQNYKHTKTLEACLDVDSEHIFSVIIFIGDSTFKTPMPENVTFARGGVEYIKSKTDIVFTTEQVTAFIEQIESGRLQPSIKTNIEHIRHVREIVSNKSSVKTCSKCGADMVLRKSTKGKNAGNEFWGCGAFPKCRNTVTA from the coding sequence ATGGACTTATCAATTTACCTTGAGATGATTTTCGGTTCGCTTTGGTATCTGATCCCGTTCTTTGTTTTCATAGCAATTATTAAATCAGCTTGGTTTAAAGGTGTACTTGGGGAGTGGATGGTTAATTTGCTGTTTAAGCTTTTCTTGGATAAGAGCAAGTACCAAGTGATCAAAAATGTCACGTTGCCTACAGGGGATGGAACAACTCAGATTGATCATATCATCGTGTCTCAGTTCGGTGTGTTTGTTGTTGAAACCAAGAACATGAAAGGCTGGATTTTTGGTAATGAAAATCAGAAGCTATGGACGCAAAAGATTTTCAAACACACCTCTAAATTTCAAAACCCATTACATCAAAATTATAAGCACACCAAAACACTAGAAGCTTGTTTAGATGTCGATTCTGAACACATATTCTCGGTTATTATTTTTATTGGTGATAGCACTTTTAAAACTCCTATGCCTGAAAATGTGACGTTTGCTAGAGGTGGTGTCGAGTACATTAAGAGCAAGACGGATATAGTTTTTACTACCGAACAAGTAACGGCTTTTATCGAGCAAATTGAATCAGGGCGATTACAACCAAGCATCAAAACCAATATTGAGCACATTAGACATGTAAGAGAAATCGTTAGCAATAAAAGCAGTGTTAAAACTTGCTCCAAATGTGGTGCAGATATGGTGCTAAGAAAATCTACGAAAGGTAAAAATGCAGGGAATGAATTTTGGGGATGTGGTGCGTTTCCTAAGTGTCGGAATACTGTTACTGCTTGA
- the ykgO gene encoding type B 50S ribosomal protein L36 — MQVLSSLKSAKNRSKDCQVVKRRGKLYVICKSNPRLKARQGSARKSK; from the coding sequence ATGCAAGTTTTAAGCTCACTCAAAAGCGCAAAGAATCGAAGCAAAGACTGTCAAGTTGTCAAACGACGAGGCAAGCTTTACGTAATATGTAAAAGCAACCCTCGCTTAAAAGCTCGCCAAGGTTCAGCAAGAAAGTCTAAATAG
- a CDS encoding TonB-dependent receptor, translated as MSRQQLGSQSKVASTVKQPLRASHLAVCVCFGLFGTTMATDTFAAQTEQQQTQNHSFNIQAGSLSDALTQYSRATGVFFSGAGKLTDGKRTSGLKGSYTSAQALQMLLKGSNIQYQFNGNSVALFASGTAGNDSDIELSAVRVTGEYQSGDDRDEAGYNTVYDEDASTSFIGKKDIERFKGTSPADIFKGLPNTFSGDPHAGGGIDPNIRGFQGPGRVPVTIDGTEQALTVWNGYRGASNRSYIDPNLIGNVTVHKGPSLNPDAHTSVGGGVEIKTLSAIDIIDKGDTFGMEFIADTSSNSTSVREPTLYYGKDWHDVPLYNPSGSPDTVNPKCLSLYRDCALEIAPRQRGGSSNNLFNGQDNSFRLAVAKRGDNWDILGAYAYRKKGNYFTGTKGAGFYQQPRPEGGLQGRNPVIEPRHVGLSHIPGEEVPNTSVEMKSFLLKTTYELSDFQKIQVGARYTDAKVGEILASRSANRVEGGKLAQWPISKMKLQAYNVDYRWNPENPLLNVKAKVWTTLSDTFSLRGGGAVQNYRRKTPENNDPKANILFNDAQADYTAKRFGANFSNKMELADGLNLTLAGRYQYEQLRPKLGLPPLSIKNVNDTNNGWQGPRRAGTRKEFNGSFRFDWQPVEFLRLNAGARYGHYSLRDDYVVNRKAAGDLNAVSPGTIGTGKIIRFKTTETRTAEEQQARIDAKSAEIRAQFDPSAFDKIRADIQNLENEIHGIRINPAFPPFLKQLLIAERQPRLDKLKADLADALADREGTINRLIAEATTRINNDKTYVKDNTKEWLRDSNGKFSRAGNPCLSAAEIKRLRIIPESCSTGAAIGERVMPSKLKGSGWMPEAQATFIFSDNSRSYIRYAESLRFPSLFEGTYGFSATYNPNYGLKPERASIVELAYIHNFDNLSTKITYFDQTIDDVMDRSQLHFSNMEKQHISGLEFQSRYDNGTLFADLGLAYNLKNQVCDAGTAIEQSFVPKQGFDIAKSQQSCVRAGFSGGTGNGYLAARAIPPLSGNLLVGARFLDKDLETGMRINYSSKSHDDDPVQRAASTTVDAYVNYQVKDFLSFELTGTNLGNRYYVEPMTITSHPAPGRTFKLGMKVKF; from the coding sequence ATGTCTCGACAACAACTTGGAAGTCAATCGAAAGTCGCTTCCACCGTTAAGCAGCCTTTGCGTGCTAGCCACTTAGCCGTTTGTGTCTGCTTTGGCTTATTCGGCACAACTATGGCAACCGATACCTTTGCCGCCCAAACTGAGCAGCAACAAACGCAAAACCACAGCTTTAATATTCAAGCAGGTTCACTGTCGGATGCACTCACCCAATATTCACGTGCGACAGGCGTGTTCTTTAGTGGTGCAGGCAAGCTGACTGACGGTAAACGCACTTCTGGATTAAAAGGCAGTTACACCTCAGCACAAGCACTGCAAATGTTGCTGAAAGGCAGCAATATTCAATACCAATTTAATGGTAACAGTGTGGCGTTATTTGCTAGCGGTACAGCGGGAAACGACAGTGATATCGAACTGTCAGCAGTACGAGTAACGGGCGAGTACCAAAGCGGCGACGACCGTGACGAAGCCGGATACAACACAGTATATGACGAAGACGCCTCAACCAGCTTTATCGGTAAAAAAGACATTGAACGCTTTAAAGGCACTAGCCCTGCCGATATTTTTAAAGGTTTACCTAACACCTTTAGTGGCGATCCACATGCAGGTGGTGGTATCGACCCTAACATTCGTGGCTTCCAAGGTCCGGGGCGTGTTCCAGTCACCATCGACGGAACTGAACAAGCTCTAACTGTCTGGAATGGTTATCGCGGTGCGTCAAACCGCAGCTATATCGACCCTAACTTGATTGGTAATGTTACCGTACACAAAGGCCCTTCATTAAACCCTGATGCCCATACCTCAGTGGGTGGTGGTGTTGAAATTAAGACGCTATCCGCCATTGATATTATTGATAAAGGTGACACCTTTGGGATGGAGTTTATCGCAGATACCAGTAGCAACAGTACTTCAGTACGAGAGCCTACCTTATACTATGGTAAGGACTGGCATGATGTGCCTTTATACAACCCTTCTGGTAGCCCAGATACTGTAAACCCTAAATGTTTATCGTTATATCGAGATTGCGCATTAGAAATCGCCCCTCGTCAGCGTGGTGGTAGCAGTAACAACTTATTTAACGGTCAAGACAATTCATTCCGTCTTGCTGTGGCAAAACGAGGCGATAACTGGGATATTTTAGGCGCTTATGCCTATCGTAAAAAAGGCAATTATTTTACAGGTACTAAAGGCGCAGGCTTTTATCAGCAACCTAGACCGGAAGGAGGGCTACAGGGGCGTAATCCTGTTATCGAACCTCGTCATGTCGGTTTATCTCATATTCCGGGTGAAGAGGTCCCCAATACTTCTGTAGAAATGAAGTCTTTCCTGCTTAAAACTACTTATGAGCTGAGTGATTTTCAAAAAATACAAGTGGGTGCTCGCTATACTGATGCTAAGGTGGGAGAAATTTTAGCCAGTCGCTCTGCCAATCGTGTTGAAGGAGGTAAATTAGCTCAGTGGCCAATCAGTAAAATGAAGCTACAAGCTTATAATGTTGACTACCGCTGGAATCCTGAAAATCCATTATTAAATGTAAAGGCTAAAGTATGGACAACTTTGTCTGATACCTTTTCATTAAGAGGTGGCGGTGCGGTACAAAATTACAGAAGAAAAACTCCAGAAAACAATGACCCCAAAGCGAACATTTTGTTTAATGACGCACAAGCAGATTATACAGCCAAACGCTTCGGAGCTAATTTTAGTAATAAAATGGAGTTAGCAGATGGCTTAAACCTAACGCTTGCGGGTCGTTACCAATACGAACAATTACGGCCTAAACTAGGCTTGCCGCCACTGTCCATAAAAAATGTTAATGATACAAATAATGGTTGGCAAGGTCCTCGCCGCGCAGGTACCCGTAAGGAGTTTAATGGTAGTTTTCGATTTGATTGGCAACCGGTTGAATTTCTGCGTTTAAATGCCGGTGCGCGTTATGGTCATTACTCGCTGCGTGATGATTATGTGGTAAACCGAAAAGCCGCCGGAGACCTTAATGCAGTTTCGCCAGGTACAATAGGAACTGGTAAAATCATACGCTTTAAAACCACCGAAACACGTACCGCAGAAGAGCAACAAGCAAGAATTGACGCTAAATCGGCTGAGATTAGAGCCCAATTTGATCCTAGTGCATTTGATAAAATTAGAGCTGATATTCAAAACCTTGAAAATGAAATTCATGGTATAAGAATTAATCCGGCTTTTCCTCCATTTTTAAAGCAACTTCTTATTGCTGAAAGGCAACCAAGGCTTGATAAACTTAAGGCCGATTTAGCTGATGCATTAGCCGATCGCGAAGGCACGATTAATCGTTTAATTGCAGAGGCAACCACTAGGATTAATAACGATAAAACCTACGTAAAAGACAATACGAAAGAATGGCTGCGTGACAGTAATGGTAAATTTAGTCGTGCGGGCAATCCTTGCTTATCAGCTGCTGAAATAAAACGCTTGAGGATTATTCCTGAGTCTTGCAGTACTGGTGCAGCAATAGGTGAGCGTGTTATGCCAAGTAAGCTTAAAGGCTCAGGTTGGATGCCAGAAGCACAAGCGACCTTTATTTTTAGCGATAACAGCCGCAGTTATATCCGATACGCCGAATCGCTGCGCTTCCCAAGCTTATTTGAAGGTACATACGGCTTCTCTGCTACCTATAACCCAAATTATGGATTAAAACCAGAGCGTGCTAGCATTGTTGAGCTTGCCTATATTCATAACTTTGACAATCTTAGTACCAAGATAACCTACTTCGACCAAACCATTGATGATGTAATGGATCGTAGTCAATTGCATTTTAGCAATATGGAAAAACAGCATATCAGTGGCTTAGAGTTCCAAAGTCGTTACGATAATGGCACCTTATTTGCTGACTTAGGTTTGGCTTACAATTTGAAAAATCAGGTTTGTGATGCTGGAACAGCTATAGAGCAGTCTTTTGTTCCCAAACAAGGTTTTGATATCGCCAAATCGCAACAATCCTGTGTTCGCGCTGGATTTTCTGGCGGTACTGGTAATGGTTACTTAGCCGCCCGTGCCATTCCTCCATTGTCTGGTAACTTGTTAGTGGGCGCGCGTTTCTTAGATAAAGACTTAGAAACCGGTATGCGTATTAACTATTCATCAAAGAGTCACGATGACGACCCTGTACAACGTGCCGCGTCAACGACGGTTGATGCTTATGTGAACTATCAAGTTAAGGACTTCTTAAGCTTTGAGTTGACAGGGACGAACTTAGGCAACCGTTACTATGTCGAACCTATGACCATCACCAGCCACCCAGCACCGGGTCGCACCTTTAAACTGGGAATGAAAGTTAAGTTTTAA
- the mak gene encoding fructokinase encodes MIRFGVDLGGTKIELVALDDSGKELYRKRVPTPKVYQGTITTISDLVTEAEAELGQKGSVGVGIPGVVSPFTGLVKNANSTWINGHALDKDLGELLQREVRVSNDANCFAVSEATDGAAKGKAVVFGVIIGTGCGGGIVFNGKVHGGGNGIGGEWGHNPLPWLSKDEYQSTQCFCGNKDCIETYVSGTGFIRDYQANGGNVSTGLEIMERFHQGDTLATQTFERYIDRLARALAHMINMLDPDAIVLGGGMSNIDEIYRRLPLVLKQYVLGKECKTPILKNKFGCSSGVRGAAWLWGKG; translated from the coding sequence ATGATCCGTTTTGGTGTTGATTTAGGTGGAACCAAAATTGAATTGGTGGCCTTGGATGATAGTGGTAAAGAGCTTTATCGAAAAAGAGTACCTACGCCCAAGGTTTATCAGGGGACAATAACTACCATTTCAGATCTAGTTACCGAAGCCGAAGCTGAATTAGGACAAAAGGGAAGTGTAGGTGTTGGTATTCCTGGTGTTGTTTCTCCTTTCACTGGATTAGTAAAAAATGCCAATTCAACGTGGATTAACGGACATGCTTTGGATAAAGATTTAGGTGAACTGCTACAAAGAGAAGTAAGAGTGTCAAATGATGCGAATTGCTTTGCGGTTTCCGAAGCGACGGACGGTGCAGCTAAAGGAAAAGCTGTCGTATTTGGTGTGATCATTGGTACAGGCTGCGGTGGTGGTATCGTATTTAACGGTAAAGTTCACGGTGGTGGCAATGGCATTGGTGGAGAGTGGGGGCATAACCCATTACCTTGGCTATCAAAAGATGAATATCAATCGACACAATGCTTTTGTGGAAACAAGGATTGTATTGAGACCTACGTAAGTGGAACGGGGTTTATTCGTGATTATCAGGCTAATGGTGGAAACGTATCTACAGGTTTGGAAATTATGGAGCGATTCCATCAAGGTGATACTTTGGCTACTCAAACGTTTGAACGCTACATCGACAGGCTAGCAAGAGCCTTGGCACACATGATCAATATGCTCGATCCAGACGCGATTGTTTTAGGTGGTGGCATGTCTAATATTGACGAAATCTATCGTCGTTTACCACTTGTATTAAAGCAATATGTACTTGGTAAAGAATGTAAAACTCCAATTTTGAAAAATAAGTTTGGCTGCTCGTCAGGTGTTCGTGGTGCTGCTTGGCTATGGGGTAAAGGTTAA
- a CDS encoding sigma-70 family RNA polymerase sigma factor has protein sequence MSTYSLANSNPQKIESLYLHHNHWLKSWLYRRVSCPEKAADLAQDTFVRLLGKTVQLDTVVAARRYLRCIADGLCVDMWRRKSVEQAWLETLAERPELEEISAEDRAIIIETICEIDEMLRNLPENVATAFLLSQMDGLTYKQIAAELEVSERMVKKYMARAMFECLLIESRHYQ, from the coding sequence ATGTCAACATATAGCCTAGCCAACTCTAATCCTCAAAAAATTGAGAGCTTGTACTTACACCATAATCACTGGTTGAAGTCTTGGTTGTATCGTCGGGTATCTTGTCCAGAAAAAGCGGCTGATTTAGCCCAAGATACTTTTGTGCGTTTACTAGGTAAAACTGTTCAACTTGATACTGTGGTAGCAGCAAGGCGCTACCTTCGCTGTATTGCAGACGGGCTGTGTGTTGATATGTGGCGACGAAAGTCAGTCGAACAGGCTTGGCTTGAAACCTTAGCTGAGCGTCCTGAACTGGAAGAAATATCCGCAGAAGATCGAGCCATTATCATCGAAACCATCTGTGAAATTGATGAGATGCTGCGAAACTTACCTGAAAACGTTGCCACGGCCTTTTTACTGTCGCAAATGGACGGCCTTACTTATAAGCAAATTGCTGCAGAGCTTGAAGTATCAGAGCGCATGGTCAAAAAATACATGGCACGTGCTATGTTCGAATGCTTACTCATTGAATCTCGCCACTACCAATAA
- a CDS encoding alpha-glucosidase has product MSQSEIQWWKGAMIYQVYPRSFADSNGDGIGDLKGITNKLEYIASLGVDAIWISPFFKSPMKDFGYDIADYRDVDPLFGNMADFDELLEKAHALDLKIMIDQVLSHTSNEHDWFKESRNSRDNAKADWYVWADANEDGTPPNNWMSIFGGVAWQWEPRRQQYYLHNFLSSQPDLNFHNPDVQQAVLDNVEFWLKKGVDGLRLDAINFCFHDQQLRNNPAKPVDKRQGRGFSEDNPYAFQYHYYNNTQPENLEFLERLRAMMDKYPNTAALGEISSEDSLATMAEYTEDGRIHMGYSFELLTDDYSASYIRETVSRLEENVASGWPSWSVSNHDVKRVASRWGMGEANSEQCKMITALVASLKGSICFYQGEELGLPEADIAFEDLQDPYGITFWPTFKGRDGCRTPMPWKVNETNAGFSEAKPWLPVVDSHKPLSVDVQENDPNSVLMAFKNFMVWRKSHPSLIAGDIEFIKTEEPILMFKRSFEGETVICGFNLSEREVKVPALVAIQLLEHPLKAKASLNKNEITFPAYGVLYGK; this is encoded by the coding sequence ATGAGTCAGTCTGAAATTCAATGGTGGAAAGGCGCCATGATTTACCAAGTCTACCCACGTAGCTTTGCTGATAGCAATGGCGATGGCATTGGTGACTTAAAAGGGATCACCAATAAACTTGAATACATTGCTAGCCTTGGTGTCGATGCGATTTGGATATCACCTTTTTTCAAATCTCCGATGAAGGATTTTGGTTACGACATTGCCGACTATCGTGACGTTGACCCACTATTTGGAAACATGGCTGACTTTGATGAGTTACTTGAGAAAGCTCATGCTTTAGATTTAAAAATCATGATTGATCAGGTGTTAAGTCATACATCAAATGAGCATGATTGGTTTAAAGAAAGTCGCAATTCAAGAGATAATGCTAAAGCAGATTGGTATGTTTGGGCAGATGCAAATGAAGATGGCACGCCACCTAATAACTGGATGTCGATTTTTGGTGGTGTTGCTTGGCAGTGGGAGCCTCGTCGTCAGCAATACTATTTACACAACTTTTTATCGTCGCAGCCTGATCTCAACTTTCATAACCCTGATGTGCAGCAAGCCGTACTTGATAATGTAGAGTTTTGGCTGAAAAAAGGCGTTGATGGGTTAAGACTCGATGCGATTAATTTCTGTTTTCACGACCAACAACTAAGAAACAACCCTGCTAAACCTGTCGATAAACGTCAGGGGCGTGGTTTTTCTGAAGACAACCCGTATGCGTTTCAGTATCACTATTACAATAACACTCAGCCTGAGAATTTAGAGTTTCTTGAACGCTTACGTGCCATGATGGATAAGTACCCCAATACAGCGGCGTTAGGTGAAATTTCTTCAGAAGATTCATTAGCGACTATGGCAGAATACACCGAAGATGGTCGTATTCATATGGGCTATAGCTTTGAATTGTTAACTGATGATTATAGTGCAAGCTATATTCGTGAAACGGTAAGCCGCCTAGAAGAAAATGTCGCATCGGGTTGGCCATCATGGTCTGTAAGCAATCATGATGTAAAACGCGTTGCCAGCCGTTGGGGTATGGGCGAAGCAAATTCAGAGCAGTGCAAAATGATCACCGCACTTGTGGCAAGCTTGAAAGGTAGCATCTGTTTTTATCAAGGTGAAGAGCTTGGTCTACCTGAGGCTGATATTGCATTTGAAGATTTACAAGATCCTTATGGCATTACCTTCTGGCCAACATTCAAAGGTCGCGATGGATGCCGTACTCCGATGCCATGGAAAGTGAACGAGACTAATGCAGGGTTCAGTGAAGCTAAACCTTGGTTACCTGTGGTCGATAGTCACAAGCCTTTGTCTGTTGATGTACAAGAGAATGACCCAAACTCTGTATTGATGGCTTTCAAAAACTTTATGGTATGGAGAAAATCTCATCCGTCATTGATTGCAGGCGATATTGAGTTTATTAAAACTGAAGAACCGATTTTGATGTTTAAACGCAGCTTTGAAGGTGAGACTGTTATCTGTGGCTTTAACCTTTCTGAGCGTGAAGTTAAAGTACCTGCATTAGTAGCTATACAGTTACTTGAACATCCACTAAAAGCTAAGGCAAGCCTAAATAAAAATGAGATAACTTTCCCAGCTTATGGTGTTTTATACGGAAAGTAA
- a CDS encoding FecR domain-containing protein, with product MSRKMHAATVNTNTPKPTHQQLQQAALWFVVVNDENQSEADHQQWRAWLAENPQHQQAWQYVENISGRFAKAQNDQFANTCQTITTIREQRLSRRRLLQAGGMMCVAWFGVRFTQLPELAEHYANRFNADRYTGVGEVAEVQLQDGGKLWLNTDSAININYTSNARVIELLQGEIYIETAKDKNQRPFKVETSMATLTALGTQFTVREYEHRQLLAVFDGAVEIKTRNGEKQVISAGQQSFFTQDTIETPTKVAAEHGAWHKHILLADNISLKQLVAELGRYRLGYLGVAPDIEDIKVIGAYPTQQPELALQLLQDSLPIKITQISPWWVNISSKNSSQ from the coding sequence ATGTCACGGAAGATGCACGCTGCAACAGTAAATACCAACACGCCAAAGCCAACTCATCAGCAATTGCAACAAGCTGCGCTTTGGTTCGTGGTGGTCAACGATGAAAATCAATCCGAAGCTGATCATCAGCAATGGCGAGCGTGGTTAGCTGAAAACCCACAACATCAACAAGCTTGGCAGTATGTGGAAAATATCAGTGGTCGTTTCGCCAAGGCGCAAAATGACCAATTTGCTAATACCTGTCAAACCATCACCACAATTCGTGAACAACGTCTGTCTCGTCGTCGCTTACTGCAAGCGGGAGGGATGATGTGTGTGGCATGGTTTGGTGTCCGCTTTACCCAATTACCAGAATTGGCGGAACACTACGCCAATCGTTTTAATGCGGATCGCTATACAGGTGTTGGTGAAGTGGCTGAAGTTCAGCTGCAAGATGGGGGTAAACTCTGGCTAAACACCGATTCTGCAATCAACATCAATTACACCTCGAACGCCAGAGTCATCGAGTTACTGCAAGGCGAGATTTACATCGAAACTGCCAAAGATAAAAACCAACGCCCGTTCAAAGTCGAAACCTCAATGGCGACGCTAACGGCACTTGGCACACAATTTACGGTACGAGAATACGAGCATCGTCAATTGTTAGCGGTCTTTGACGGTGCGGTTGAAATCAAAACTCGTAATGGTGAAAAGCAGGTGATTTCAGCAGGACAGCAAAGCTTTTTTACCCAAGATACAATAGAGACGCCTACTAAGGTTGCTGCTGAACATGGTGCTTGGCATAAACACATCTTACTGGCTGACAACATCAGTTTAAAACAATTAGTGGCTGAATTAGGTCGCTATCGCTTGGGTTATCTTGGTGTTGCTCCTGATATTGAAGATATCAAAGTCATCGGTGCCTATCCGACTCAACAGCCTGAGTTGGCACTGCAATTATTGCAAGACTCTCTACCCATAAAAATCACTCAAATCTCGCCTTGGTGGGTGAATATTTCGTCAAAAAATTCAAGCCAATAA
- a CDS encoding Slam-dependent surface lipoprotein: MKLKLTALIAAMAVTGFAQADIIGGQSFEGYIKVGKSVIDTGKTHKPGFAGIGVYGMGLDGIIDFKGLTQSSNVVNGFYQLVMDTPPPAGAPAEHTNLGTFNFAKAGTGDVWFGEWAQDMSGASANDGRRAVYYVGDNKGTTMPTGGVATYSVTGINHGNALGGDFTANFNSNKLTGTLTSNSGFVTNLRINADINSSNASFSGSAIANGLVTGTTQGHFFGQDAAALAGMAKFGIRHFDTAFGGKKK, from the coding sequence ATGAAATTAAAATTAACGGCACTTATTGCTGCTATGGCTGTTACTGGTTTTGCTCAAGCGGACATTATTGGTGGGCAAAGCTTTGAAGGCTATATCAAAGTAGGAAAATCTGTCATTGATACCGGAAAGACTCACAAGCCTGGATTCGCTGGAATTGGTGTTTATGGTATGGGGCTTGACGGAATTATTGATTTCAAGGGTCTGACTCAATCTTCGAACGTTGTTAACGGCTTCTATCAGCTAGTGATGGACACGCCTCCGCCAGCAGGCGCGCCAGCTGAACACACTAACTTAGGCACATTCAATTTTGCCAAAGCGGGTACTGGTGATGTCTGGTTTGGTGAATGGGCACAAGATATGTCTGGCGCAAGTGCAAACGATGGACGTCGTGCGGTTTATTATGTCGGTGACAATAAAGGCACCACTATGCCAACTGGTGGTGTTGCTACCTACAGCGTGACAGGAATTAACCACGGTAATGCTTTAGGTGGTGATTTTACCGCTAACTTTAACAGCAATAAGTTGACAGGCACACTTACCAGCAACTCAGGTTTTGTAACAAATCTTAGAATCAATGCTGATATTAACAGCAGCAATGCAAGTTTCTCTGGCTCAGCAATTGCTAATGGTTTAGTTACTGGTACAACTCAAGGTCACTTTTTTGGTCAAGATGCTGCTGCATTAGCTGGTATGGCTAAATTTGGCATTCGTCATTTTGACACTGCCTTTGGCGGTAAGAAAAAATAA
- a CDS encoding type B 50S ribosomal protein L31: MKKGIHPEYDYVVFRDSSSNTDFLIRSTCKSDKTVTWTDGNTYPLIHLDISSASHPVYTGEKQQAKSEGRVAQFNKRFGNTASKSR; this comes from the coding sequence ATGAAAAAAGGTATCCATCCTGAATACGACTATGTGGTATTTAGAGACTCAAGTTCAAATACTGATTTTTTAATAAGATCAACATGTAAAAGTGATAAAACAGTGACATGGACGGATGGCAATACTTATCCATTAATCCATTTAGATATCTCAAGCGCTTCTCACCCTGTATACACAGGGGAAAAACAACAGGCTAAATCCGAAGGGCGAGTTGCCCAATTTAATAAGCGTTTTGGAAATACTGCTTCAAAATCACGTTAG